GGGAAGCATGCGCCAACGCCCTCGCAGAGGCCGGTGCGACGGTGATCGTTGCCGACATGGATGGCGAGCGGGTAAAGGGCGCCGTCGAGCGGCTGACCGCGAAGGGCGCCAAAGCCTTCGGCGCGACGCTGAACGTGACGAAATCCGCCGATGTCGCGGCGCTGGCCGACAGAGTGATGGCCGATCATGGCCGCGTCGACATCCTGGTCAACAATGCCGGCGTGGCGATATCGGACGTGCGCGCCGAAGACACGAGCGACGAGCATTGGCGCTTTCATATGGACGTCAATGTGGACGGCCTGTTCTGGTGCTGCCGCGAATTCGGCCGCAAGATGCTGGAAGGCGGTTCGGGCGCCATCGTCAATATCGGCTCCATGTCGGGATTCATCGTCAACAAGCCGCAGCCACAGGCCTTCTACAACGCCTCGAAGGCCGCCGTGCACCACCTGACGAAATCTCTGGCGGCCGAGTGGGGCCA
This genomic window from Aureimonas sp. OT7 contains:
- a CDS encoding glucose 1-dehydrogenase is translated as MYLEKLKLDGKVAVVTGAGQGIGEACANALAEAGATVIVADMDGERVKGAVERLTAKGAKAFGATLNVTKSADVAALADRVMADHGRVDILVNNAGVAISDVRAEDTSDEHWRFHMDVNVDGLFWCCREFGRKMLEGGSGAIVNIGSMSGFIVNKPQPQAFYNASKAAVHHLTKSLAAEWGQRGVRVNAVAPTYIETPLTRFGMEENPEMYKVWLDMTPMGRVGQPEEIASVVHFLASDASSLLTGSIVVADGGYTCW